A single window of Mycolicibacterium aurum DNA harbors:
- a CDS encoding sugar-binding transcriptional regulator, with product MGPDELFQRAVIARRYYLEGRTRVEIAEEFGLSRFKVARMLEEALETGMVKITIHDPGSLDVELSTALKRKYSLQHAYAVHAESTNMADKVEAVAKAMADLLQSILRDDDVIGVDSGRTMTHIAPYLVSLPKCDVVQLTGLAGAITYNGADLTRRISEITGGSSWPLYAPLVVSDARTAESLAGSQQIQETCAQHAHVTCALVSVGAWGPDTSQVYPSMPPAEAAAFDAAGVCAETCALLLDADGNRVGGLDERRMGIREDTLRAIPTVVALSTGAAKIDATRAVLKSGLISGLVTDTEVAAAMLT from the coding sequence GTGGGACCAGACGAGTTGTTCCAGCGCGCAGTCATCGCGCGGCGCTACTACCTCGAAGGCCGTACCCGCGTCGAAATCGCCGAGGAGTTCGGGCTGTCCCGCTTCAAGGTGGCACGGATGCTCGAAGAAGCCCTCGAAACCGGGATGGTGAAGATCACGATCCACGATCCGGGGTCGCTCGACGTCGAGCTGTCGACGGCGCTCAAGCGCAAGTACTCACTGCAGCACGCCTATGCGGTTCACGCGGAGTCCACCAATATGGCCGACAAAGTGGAAGCTGTCGCCAAGGCCATGGCCGACCTGCTGCAGTCGATCCTGCGCGACGACGACGTCATCGGCGTCGATTCCGGCAGAACGATGACCCACATCGCGCCCTACCTGGTGTCACTGCCCAAATGCGATGTGGTGCAACTGACGGGTCTGGCCGGTGCGATCACCTACAACGGCGCGGACCTCACCCGGCGCATCAGCGAGATCACCGGCGGCTCCTCCTGGCCCCTGTATGCCCCGCTCGTGGTCTCCGACGCCCGCACTGCCGAAAGCCTGGCCGGCAGCCAACAGATTCAGGAAACCTGCGCACAGCATGCCCACGTCACCTGCGCGCTGGTCTCTGTGGGCGCCTGGGGGCCGGACACGTCCCAGGTCTACCCGTCGATGCCGCCGGCCGAGGCCGCTGCCTTTGACGCCGCCGGGGTCTGTGCCGAGACGTGCGCGCTGCTTCTCGACGCGGACGGCAACAGGGTCGGCGGACTCGACGAACGCCGCATGGGCATCCGCGAAGACACCCTCCGCGCCATTCCGACGGTGGTGGCACTGAGCACGGGCGCGGCGAAGATCGACGCCACCAGGGCGGTGCTGAAATCCGGCCTGATATCGGGTCTGGTGACCGACACCGAGGTGGCAGCCGCGATGCTCACCTGA
- a CDS encoding NAD(P)-dependent alcohol dehydrogenase, translated as MTAAVEPMPTTMRASVMTGVRTLQIEDRPVPTPGERQVLVEVAAVGVCGSDVHYYLHGRIGDFVVHEPMVLGHELSGRIAAVGAGVDPGRIGQRVAVEPQHPCRRCTQCKAGRYNLCPDIEFYATPPVDGAFCRYVLIDDDMAHPVPDSISDEAAALLEPLSVAIATMRKAQVVPGTSILIAGAGPIGVICAQTARAFGASRIVITDLVADRREKALQFGATEALDPAVVDIATIEPVDAFVDATGVPAAVVSGIKAVGPAGRVVLVGMGADEYALPVSHIANREITVTGVFRYTDTWPAAIHLVASGAVDLDGMVTGRYDLEHIGEALDSDSDPASLKSIVVPT; from the coding sequence ATGACCGCTGCGGTCGAACCCATGCCGACCACCATGCGGGCCAGCGTCATGACCGGTGTGCGGACCCTGCAGATCGAGGACCGGCCGGTGCCCACGCCCGGAGAGCGCCAGGTCCTCGTCGAGGTGGCCGCCGTCGGCGTGTGCGGCTCCGACGTGCATTACTACCTGCACGGCCGCATCGGCGACTTCGTGGTCCACGAGCCCATGGTTCTCGGGCACGAACTGTCGGGTCGCATCGCCGCGGTCGGAGCGGGTGTGGACCCGGGCCGGATCGGTCAGCGCGTCGCGGTCGAACCGCAGCACCCGTGCCGGCGTTGCACCCAGTGCAAGGCGGGCCGCTACAACCTGTGCCCGGACATCGAGTTCTATGCGACGCCCCCGGTCGACGGCGCCTTCTGCCGGTACGTGCTGATCGACGACGACATGGCCCATCCCGTACCCGACTCGATCTCCGACGAGGCCGCAGCCCTCCTCGAGCCGCTGTCGGTGGCGATCGCCACCATGCGCAAGGCGCAGGTCGTTCCGGGCACGTCGATCCTCATCGCCGGTGCCGGACCCATCGGCGTGATCTGCGCACAGACCGCCCGGGCGTTCGGCGCGTCCCGCATCGTCATCACCGACCTGGTCGCCGACCGCCGCGAGAAGGCGCTGCAGTTCGGTGCCACCGAGGCGCTCGACCCGGCCGTCGTCGACATCGCGACGATCGAACCGGTGGACGCCTTCGTCGATGCGACCGGCGTGCCCGCTGCCGTCGTCAGCGGAATCAAAGCCGTGGGCCCCGCCGGACGTGTCGTGCTCGTCGGTATGGGAGCCGACGAATACGCGCTGCCGGTAAGCCACATCGCGAACCGCGAGATCACCGTCACCGGTGTGTTCCGCTACACCGACACCTGGCCTGCGGCAATCCATCTCGTCGCCAGCGGTGCCGTCGACCTCGACGGGATGGTGACCGGACGCTACGACCTGGAGCACATCGGCGAGGCTCTCGACAGCGACTCCGATCCGGCCAGCCTCAAGTCGATCGTGGTGCCCACATGA
- a CDS encoding sugar ABC transporter ATP-binding protein: MTAAPAPATTSLLRCNDIHKSFGGVPVLTGIDLELQPGTVTALAGENGAGKSTLMKIISGQYTADRGLVAVGDTKLAPGNTKDAVRHGVAIVPQELASIDDMTVYENLFVGREIKVGPFLNRRAMVEEARKALAVFGIEINPSARMGSLPVGLRQIVEIVKAARTGARVVMLDEPTSAISEREVEGLYTVVRTLREHGVAMVYTTHKMAEIRAIADRVVVLRDGGLTLDKGIADVTDDEIVTAMIGRELDQLFPERPTPRDETVLEVRDLQVEGATGPVSFTVKAGEIVGLAGLVGAGRTELLEAIFGVRASTAGQITVRGKAVKRQHPSAAITSGMAIVPEDRKLSGLVLSMSVLDNGTLPRLPSFSLAGWLRGKARTKAVSDVMSSVRLRSRGLGQEVGTLSGGNQQKVVLARWLTGDVNVLLLDEPTRGVDVGARSEIYRIVTEFAGQGMAVLMASSDMPEIVGLSHRAFVMRGGTLVGELDRDALDHPEVQESVFRMATALDGGPKTTKQETS; encoded by the coding sequence ATGACCGCCGCCCCCGCTCCCGCCACCACTTCGCTGCTGCGGTGCAACGACATTCACAAGAGCTTCGGCGGCGTCCCGGTGCTCACCGGCATCGACCTCGAACTGCAACCCGGCACCGTCACCGCGCTGGCGGGTGAGAACGGCGCGGGAAAGTCGACGCTGATGAAGATCATCAGCGGGCAGTACACCGCCGACCGCGGTCTGGTGGCGGTCGGCGACACCAAGCTGGCGCCGGGCAACACCAAGGACGCCGTCCGCCATGGCGTGGCCATCGTGCCGCAGGAGCTCGCCTCTATCGACGACATGACGGTCTACGAAAACCTCTTCGTCGGACGGGAGATCAAGGTCGGACCGTTCCTGAACCGGCGGGCGATGGTCGAAGAGGCGCGAAAGGCGCTGGCCGTCTTCGGTATCGAGATCAACCCGTCCGCGCGGATGGGCAGCCTGCCGGTCGGACTGCGTCAGATCGTCGAGATCGTCAAGGCCGCCCGTACGGGTGCACGCGTGGTCATGCTCGACGAGCCCACGTCGGCGATCTCCGAGCGGGAGGTCGAGGGCCTCTACACGGTGGTACGCACCCTGCGCGAGCACGGCGTCGCTATGGTGTACACCACCCACAAGATGGCGGAAATCCGGGCCATCGCCGACCGGGTGGTGGTCCTGCGCGACGGCGGACTGACACTCGACAAGGGCATTGCCGACGTCACCGACGACGAGATCGTCACGGCGATGATCGGCCGCGAACTCGACCAGCTGTTTCCCGAGCGCCCGACGCCGCGCGACGAGACGGTACTCGAGGTCAGGGACCTGCAGGTCGAGGGTGCGACCGGGCCGGTGTCGTTCACGGTCAAGGCGGGCGAGATCGTCGGTCTGGCAGGTCTTGTCGGTGCCGGACGCACGGAATTGCTCGAAGCGATCTTCGGCGTCCGCGCCAGCACCGCCGGACAGATCACGGTGCGGGGCAAGGCCGTCAAACGGCAGCATCCCAGCGCGGCGATCACCTCCGGCATGGCCATCGTGCCCGAGGACCGGAAACTGTCCGGACTCGTGCTGTCGATGAGTGTGCTGGACAACGGGACCCTGCCGCGGCTGCCGTCCTTCTCGCTGGCGGGCTGGTTGCGCGGCAAGGCCCGCACCAAAGCGGTATCCGACGTGATGTCGTCAGTGCGGCTGCGCAGCCGCGGTCTCGGGCAGGAAGTCGGCACCTTGTCAGGCGGCAACCAGCAGAAGGTGGTGCTTGCGCGCTGGCTCACCGGTGACGTCAACGTGCTGCTGCTCGACGAGCCGACCCGGGGTGTCGATGTCGGTGCGCGTAGCGAGATCTACCGCATCGTCACCGAATTCGCGGGTCAGGGGATGGCGGTACTGATGGCGTCGTCGGACATGCCTGAGATCGTCGGCCTTTCACACCGGGCCTTCGTCATGCGGGGCGGAACCCTGGTCGGCGAACTGGACCGCGATGCACTCGACCATCCCGAAGTGCAGGAGTCGGTGTTCCGCATGGCGACCGCACTGGACGGCGGACCGAAGACCACGAAGCAGGAGACATCATGA
- a CDS encoding ABC transporter permease — protein MTTDLDAGQQPPGPSKAPTVASPITGEPVKLFSRQWFSGILLRYSMVIIVLLVIAYFSYRSARFATPDNLITILVAAAPFALIALGQTLVILTGGIDLSVGSVIAVSAMAGAATAKANPGQVWMTVSVAMAVGLAFGCINGVLVSRINVPPFIATLGTLTAGSGVAYVIGGGAPINGLPAEFGSIANTKILGLQIPVLLMIIGIIALAIIMKRTSYGMRVYAVGGNRNAAELAGINAKNVLFSVYAFSGLLAGLSGVMLASRVISGPPNLGQGYELDAIAAVVIGGASLMGGRGSIWGTTLGLFMIMTLNNGLDILVVPAYWQDVIKGVLIVAAVAVDVWSSRRRT, from the coding sequence ATGACGACCGACCTCGACGCAGGCCAGCAGCCCCCCGGGCCGTCCAAGGCCCCCACCGTGGCATCGCCGATCACCGGGGAGCCGGTGAAACTCTTCTCACGGCAATGGTTCTCCGGGATCCTGCTGCGCTACTCGATGGTGATCATCGTGCTGCTGGTGATCGCCTACTTCAGTTACCGCAGCGCGCGGTTCGCCACACCCGACAACCTCATCACCATCCTGGTGGCGGCCGCCCCCTTCGCGCTGATCGCACTGGGGCAGACACTGGTGATCCTCACGGGCGGGATCGACCTGTCGGTGGGCAGCGTGATCGCGGTGTCGGCGATGGCCGGCGCGGCGACGGCCAAGGCCAACCCCGGGCAGGTCTGGATGACCGTGTCGGTCGCGATGGCGGTGGGACTGGCCTTCGGCTGCATCAACGGAGTGCTGGTGTCCCGCATCAACGTCCCGCCGTTCATCGCGACGCTGGGCACGTTGACCGCCGGTTCGGGCGTGGCCTACGTCATCGGCGGCGGTGCGCCGATCAACGGCCTGCCCGCCGAATTCGGCTCGATCGCCAACACGAAGATCCTGGGCCTCCAGATCCCGGTGCTGCTGATGATCATCGGCATCATCGCGCTCGCCATCATCATGAAGCGCACCTCCTACGGGATGCGCGTCTACGCCGTCGGCGGTAACCGAAACGCCGCCGAACTGGCCGGCATCAACGCCAAGAATGTGTTGTTCAGCGTGTACGCGTTCTCGGGTCTGCTCGCAGGCCTGTCCGGCGTGATGCTGGCGTCGCGCGTCATCTCCGGCCCGCCGAACCTGGGACAGGGTTACGAACTGGACGCGATCGCCGCCGTGGTGATCGGCGGCGCCAGCCTGATGGGCGGGCGCGGCAGTATCTGGGGGACGACGCTCGGGCTGTTCATGATCATGACGCTCAACAACGGCCTCGACATCCTGGTGGTTCCGGCGTACTGGCAGGACGTCATCAAGGGCGTGTTGATCGTCGCCGCGGTCGCGGTCGACGTGTGGTCATCCAGGAGGCGAACCTGA
- a CDS encoding substrate-binding domain-containing protein has translation MRLTTRIAAIASVGALGLGLTACGAGDTTANSDTTRIGVSVYDMSSFITAGKEGMDAYAADNNIELVWNSANLDVSTQANQVDSMVNQGVDAIIVVPIQADSLGPQVATAKSKGIPLIAVNAALNNPDVAGSVQPDDVAAGAQEMQMMADRLGGRGNIVILQGPLGQSGEIDRTKGIEQVLAKYPEIRVLAKDTANWKRDEAVNKMKNWISGFGNQIDAVVAENDDMGLGALQALKESGRSGVPIVGIDGIEDGLNAVKSGEFIGTSLQNGTVELSAGLAVANALAKGEEVNTKPVYVMPAITQDNVDVAIQHVVTERQQFLDGLSELTKKNLETGDIAYEGIPGQKQP, from the coding sequence ATGAGACTGACCACCAGAATCGCGGCGATCGCCTCGGTGGGCGCACTCGGCCTCGGCCTGACCGCATGCGGAGCGGGCGACACGACCGCCAACAGCGACACCACCCGAATCGGTGTCTCGGTGTATGACATGAGCTCGTTCATCACCGCGGGCAAAGAAGGCATGGACGCCTACGCAGCGGACAACAACATCGAATTGGTCTGGAACTCGGCCAATCTGGATGTGTCGACACAGGCCAACCAGGTCGACTCGATGGTCAACCAGGGTGTCGACGCGATCATCGTGGTCCCGATCCAGGCGGATTCGCTGGGGCCGCAGGTCGCCACCGCCAAGTCGAAGGGCATCCCGCTGATCGCGGTGAACGCGGCGTTGAACAACCCCGACGTCGCGGGCAGCGTACAGCCCGACGACGTCGCCGCCGGAGCCCAGGAGATGCAGATGATGGCCGATCGCCTCGGCGGCCGGGGCAACATCGTCATCCTGCAGGGCCCGCTCGGTCAGTCCGGCGAGATCGACCGCACGAAGGGCATCGAACAGGTCCTGGCCAAGTACCCGGAGATCCGGGTGCTGGCCAAGGACACGGCCAACTGGAAGCGCGACGAGGCCGTCAACAAGATGAAGAACTGGATCTCCGGTTTCGGGAATCAGATCGACGCCGTCGTCGCCGAGAACGACGACATGGGACTGGGAGCGTTGCAGGCGCTCAAGGAGTCGGGCCGCAGTGGGGTGCCGATCGTCGGCATCGACGGCATCGAGGACGGTCTCAATGCCGTCAAGAGCGGCGAGTTCATCGGCACGTCGCTGCAGAACGGCACTGTGGAACTGTCCGCAGGCCTTGCCGTGGCCAATGCGCTGGCGAAGGGTGAGGAAGTCAACACCAAGCCGGTGTACGTCATGCCCGCCATCACCCAGGACAACGTCGACGTCGCGATCCAGCATGTGGTGACCGAACGGCAGCAATTCCTCGACGGCCTGTCCGAGCTGACGAAGAAGAATCTGGAAACCGGCGATATCGCCTACGAAGGGATCCCGGGGCAGAAGCAGCCCTGA
- a CDS encoding DUF5718 family protein yields MIEISLSEMRNWFGFGVAGNFAGHLEQAGEAVDFVNVASEGAAPKGIFPWYAPGSDTFLGEFPLSNDEIVLPGESPEFSGPLNLQIEPEVGLACRVVWDGDTVVTLQPFALGAFNDCSIRRPGAPKISHKKNWGPASKGVSSQFFDISDLTPDGPTATLRLVCFLRSDGEEHEYGVDSPLIGYSYYGEVLLDWIVERLANQKGSPDTPLEDVGALMVASGHPENVLIGIGATRYTPLGESTFLKQGDQAIVRVYDTESDAAAELRQSVR; encoded by the coding sequence GTGATCGAGATCTCCCTGAGCGAGATGCGCAACTGGTTCGGCTTCGGCGTCGCGGGCAACTTCGCAGGACACCTCGAACAGGCAGGTGAAGCCGTCGATTTCGTCAACGTCGCCAGCGAGGGCGCTGCGCCCAAAGGGATCTTCCCCTGGTATGCGCCCGGGTCCGACACGTTCCTCGGCGAGTTTCCGCTGTCGAACGACGAGATCGTGTTGCCGGGCGAGAGCCCGGAGTTCTCCGGGCCGCTGAACCTGCAGATCGAACCCGAGGTGGGGCTGGCCTGCCGGGTCGTGTGGGACGGCGACACCGTGGTCACCCTGCAGCCGTTCGCCCTCGGGGCCTTCAACGACTGCTCGATCCGCAGACCGGGCGCACCGAAGATCAGCCACAAGAAGAATTGGGGCCCCGCGTCCAAGGGCGTCTCGTCACAGTTCTTCGACATCAGTGACCTCACCCCCGACGGCCCGACCGCGACACTGCGCTTGGTCTGCTTCCTGCGCTCCGATGGCGAGGAACACGAGTACGGCGTCGACAGCCCGCTGATCGGCTACTCGTACTACGGCGAGGTGCTGCTGGACTGGATCGTCGAGCGTCTGGCCAACCAGAAAGGTTCGCCCGACACGCCTCTGGAGGACGTGGGCGCCCTGATGGTCGCCAGCGGTCACCCGGAGAACGTCCTGATCGGAATCGGCGCTACGCGCTACACCCCGCTGGGCGAGTCCACGTTCCTCAAACAGGGCGACCAGGCGATCGTGCGGGTCTATGACACCGAGTCCGACGCCGCGGCGGAGTTGCGGCAGAGCGTCCGATAG
- a CDS encoding cutinase family protein → MSDRNSVRRALVLAGAGGVLAAGLIGPGAANAQAAESCSDVEVVFARGTAEPAGLGRVGQAFVDDLQNQLPGRTVSSYAVNYPASYDFLQSAPVGADDASAHIQATAASCPTTSIVIGGYSQGAAAVDLITADPAATFGFGRPMPSTVADHVVAVAVFGNPSNKIGRSLTAFSPLYGAKTIDLCNGADPVCSTGDDRPAHSQYVQTGLTQQAANFVAAKIPAGSPAASVTDMSTTVG, encoded by the coding sequence ATGTCCGATCGCAATTCCGTCCGCCGCGCATTGGTGTTGGCCGGTGCCGGAGGAGTTCTGGCCGCCGGCCTGATCGGTCCCGGCGCTGCGAATGCGCAAGCCGCCGAGTCCTGTTCCGATGTCGAGGTGGTGTTCGCCCGCGGCACGGCGGAACCTGCCGGGCTCGGGCGGGTCGGTCAGGCGTTCGTCGACGATCTGCAGAACCAGTTGCCGGGGCGCACCGTCAGCTCGTATGCGGTGAATTACCCTGCCTCCTACGACTTTTTGCAGTCCGCGCCGGTCGGCGCCGATGACGCCAGCGCACACATCCAGGCCACCGCGGCCTCGTGCCCCACGACCAGCATCGTGATCGGCGGATACTCACAGGGCGCCGCGGCGGTGGACCTGATCACCGCAGATCCCGCCGCCACCTTCGGTTTCGGTCGCCCGATGCCGTCCACGGTTGCCGACCATGTGGTTGCGGTCGCTGTCTTCGGAAACCCGTCCAACAAGATCGGCCGGTCACTGACGGCGTTCAGCCCGCTCTACGGCGCCAAGACGATCGATCTGTGCAACGGTGCCGACCCGGTGTGCTCCACCGGCGATGACCGCCCGGCGCACAGCCAGTACGTGCAGACCGGCCTCACCCAGCAGGCGGCAAACTTCGTCGCGGCGAAGATCCCCGCGGGCAGCCCGGCTGCGTCGGTCACCGACATGTCGACCACCGTCGGCTGA
- a CDS encoding flavin-containing monooxygenase codes for MAQSVAVIGAGPGGLVSARWLQAHGFEPTVFEQAATLGGQWTGLPGASGVWPGMYTNTSRILTAFSDLAHDGGETFLANSDVLAYLNRYAETFGLDNRIRLRSKVTQVWRDDADTSAPWVVEHDGIAERFDKVVVASGRFRTPVLAAMPGLDSFTGAAGAVAAYHFRDAEQYRNSRVLVAGCAVSALEIASELAQRGAARVVMTQRRQRYVLPKFAAGVPSDHRIFTRYGALASEELAPAEVDRQLREIVVEAGGSPEQYGAPAPDPSLFAAGVTLSQHYLPLVAEGRIAVRSWPTSVSGRTVTFGDGRSEDFDGILFGTGFALDIPFLSDDIRATVGIDEVHLDADRYTFHPDLPGLAFVGMWDQSGGYFVPLELQARWVAYTWAGIVPTPSGTAAQAAIQAYRARRGMPQKTRMNLVALAFARAAGCEPTPADWPDLRRALLFGPLAPSCFRLQGPDALPDAADTFAREAAEFGAVTSNQLSEREQAYWNLLSC; via the coding sequence GTGGCGCAGAGCGTGGCGGTGATCGGTGCGGGGCCGGGGGGCCTGGTGTCCGCGCGGTGGTTGCAGGCACACGGGTTCGAGCCGACAGTGTTCGAACAGGCGGCGACCCTGGGCGGGCAATGGACGGGCCTTCCCGGCGCCAGCGGCGTGTGGCCGGGCATGTACACGAACACCAGCCGGATCCTCACCGCGTTCAGTGACCTCGCACATGACGGCGGCGAGACCTTCCTGGCCAACTCCGATGTCCTCGCGTACCTGAACCGGTATGCCGAGACTTTCGGCTTGGACAACCGAATTCGGCTGCGCAGCAAGGTCACCCAGGTGTGGCGCGATGACGCGGACACGTCCGCACCGTGGGTCGTCGAACACGACGGGATCGCCGAGCGTTTCGACAAAGTGGTGGTGGCCAGCGGCCGATTCCGCACACCGGTACTCGCTGCGATGCCCGGTCTCGACAGCTTCACCGGAGCGGCGGGAGCGGTTGCCGCCTACCACTTCAGGGATGCCGAGCAGTATCGCAACAGCCGCGTCCTCGTCGCGGGCTGTGCCGTGAGCGCACTGGAAATCGCCTCGGAGCTGGCCCAACGTGGCGCGGCACGGGTCGTCATGACGCAGCGCCGCCAACGCTATGTACTGCCCAAATTCGCCGCGGGGGTGCCCTCGGACCACCGGATCTTCACCAGGTACGGGGCCCTGGCCAGCGAGGAGCTCGCGCCGGCCGAGGTCGACAGGCAGCTGCGGGAAATCGTCGTCGAGGCCGGCGGCAGCCCCGAGCAGTACGGCGCACCGGCTCCCGATCCGTCGCTGTTCGCCGCGGGCGTGACACTCAGCCAGCATTATCTCCCGCTGGTGGCCGAAGGCAGGATCGCCGTCCGTTCCTGGCCGACGTCCGTGTCCGGTCGGACCGTCACGTTCGGTGACGGCCGCAGTGAGGATTTCGACGGCATTCTGTTCGGCACCGGTTTCGCACTCGACATCCCCTTCCTGAGCGACGACATCAGGGCGACGGTCGGCATCGACGAGGTGCACCTCGACGCCGACCGCTACACCTTCCATCCCGACCTCCCCGGTCTTGCGTTCGTCGGCATGTGGGACCAGTCCGGCGGCTACTTCGTCCCGTTGGAGTTGCAGGCCAGATGGGTGGCCTACACGTGGGCAGGAATTGTGCCGACGCCGAGCGGCACCGCCGCGCAGGCGGCGATCCAGGCGTACCGGGCGCGGCGGGGCATGCCGCAGAAAACCAGGATGAACCTGGTCGCCCTGGCATTCGCCCGAGCCGCCGGCTGCGAGCCGACGCCGGCCGACTGGCCGGATCTGCGCCGCGCACTCCTTTTCGGCCCGTTGGCACCGAGCTGCTTCCGGCTGCAGGGCCCGGACGCGCTACCCGACGCCGCCGACACGTTCGCGCGTGAGGCCGCGGAGTTCGGCGCCGTTACCTCCAACCAGCTCAGCGAACGTGAGCAGGCCTACTGGAATCTGCTGTCCTGTTAG
- a CDS encoding acyl-CoA dehydrogenase family protein, whose translation MKLAAEEEAIVRTAREFVDKQVRPVVRELEHANAYPEELIEAMKKMGIFGLSIPEPYGFGAVSMPCYVQVAEELARGWMSLAGAMGGHTVVSKLILLFGTEEQKQKYLPRMATGELRATMALTEPGGGSDLQAMRTVARRDGDAHEYVINGSKTWISNARRSDLVALLCKTDPQAQPAHRGVSILLVEKVPGFSISKDLPKLGYKGVEACELNFADCRVPADALLGSVEGQGFAQMMKGLEVGRLQVAARATGVARAAFDDALSYAQDRQSFGKPIWEHQSVGNLLADMGTKLYAARSLLLDAARKFDSGERCDMEAGMAKLFASEAAMQIALDAVRVHGGYGYSTEYDVERYFRDAPLMIVGEGTNEIQKGVIVKQLVKRGGLDI comes from the coding sequence ATGAAGCTCGCGGCCGAAGAAGAGGCCATCGTCCGGACTGCTCGCGAGTTCGTGGACAAGCAGGTCAGGCCGGTGGTGCGCGAGCTTGAGCACGCCAACGCCTATCCCGAAGAGCTCATCGAAGCGATGAAGAAGATGGGCATCTTCGGGCTGTCCATCCCCGAACCGTACGGATTCGGCGCCGTGTCGATGCCGTGCTACGTGCAGGTGGCCGAAGAGCTGGCCCGCGGCTGGATGAGCCTGGCCGGCGCGATGGGCGGCCACACCGTGGTCTCGAAGCTCATCCTGCTGTTCGGCACCGAGGAGCAGAAGCAGAAGTACCTCCCACGCATGGCCACCGGGGAGCTCCGCGCGACGATGGCGCTCACCGAGCCCGGGGGCGGGTCCGATCTGCAGGCCATGCGAACGGTGGCCCGCCGCGACGGCGACGCGCACGAGTACGTCATCAACGGCAGCAAGACCTGGATCTCCAACGCTCGACGGTCGGATCTGGTTGCGCTGCTGTGCAAGACCGATCCGCAGGCGCAGCCCGCGCACCGCGGCGTGTCGATCCTGCTGGTGGAGAAGGTGCCTGGCTTCTCGATCTCCAAAGACCTGCCCAAACTGGGTTATAAGGGTGTGGAGGCGTGCGAGCTGAACTTCGCGGACTGCCGCGTCCCCGCCGATGCGCTGTTGGGCAGTGTCGAAGGCCAAGGTTTCGCACAGATGATGAAGGGCCTTGAGGTGGGCCGGCTCCAGGTCGCTGCCCGCGCAACAGGTGTCGCTCGTGCGGCGTTCGACGATGCGCTGAGCTACGCACAGGACCGTCAGAGCTTCGGGAAGCCCATCTGGGAACACCAGTCCGTCGGCAACCTGCTCGCCGACATGGGTACCAAGCTCTACGCGGCGCGGTCGTTGCTGCTCGACGCGGCCCGGAAATTCGATTCCGGTGAGCGTTGCGACATGGAGGCAGGGATGGCGAAACTCTTCGCCTCCGAGGCGGCGATGCAGATCGCACTGGACGCCGTCCGGGTGCACGGCGGCTACGGCTACTCCACCGAGTACGACGTCGAGCGCTACTTCCGCGATGCGCCGCTGATGATCGTCGGTGAGGGGACCAACGAGATCCAGAAGGGTGTCATCGTCAAGCAGCTCGTCAAGCGCGGTGGCCTCGACATCTGA
- a CDS encoding GGDEF domain-containing protein, producing MVVNARAEVNPLVRPLDDLLRRRMLLTYFVIVLVMYVLALVQALAIDTPSSDARGEVIALVVTAVGLLLALPTPLAGWRYAVALLCVGAAPVTAMLFHERLVAQVWSVVPLMFVAIFVRTWHTAQATRVAVGVLAGAAVAALLVAPAPVPVMWLALYVLSIVGAAEIFGLSNSALLDAAFRDPLTLVWNRAGTRRQAGRLLARARRRRHQVAVIVFDIDDFKGVNDRGGHAVGDRVLTDVARRWREQIPSSGVIGRIGGDEFVVIVGDCDDGAARELADRMSGNLAVDVTYGAAAGRADRRAVETLFAAADRDLYTRKRARRT from the coding sequence GTGGTGGTCAACGCTCGCGCCGAGGTCAATCCCCTGGTGCGGCCGTTGGACGACCTGCTTCGGCGGCGGATGCTGCTCACCTACTTCGTAATCGTGCTGGTCATGTACGTGCTGGCACTCGTCCAGGCCCTGGCCATCGACACGCCAAGCTCGGACGCGCGCGGCGAGGTGATCGCCCTGGTCGTGACCGCGGTGGGCCTGCTGTTGGCGCTGCCGACGCCACTGGCCGGGTGGCGTTACGCGGTGGCGCTGCTGTGCGTGGGCGCGGCCCCCGTCACCGCCATGCTGTTCCACGAGCGACTGGTCGCCCAGGTCTGGTCTGTCGTGCCCCTGATGTTCGTGGCGATCTTCGTCCGGACCTGGCACACGGCGCAGGCGACCCGCGTCGCGGTGGGTGTGCTGGCGGGCGCGGCTGTGGCGGCGCTGCTGGTGGCCCCGGCCCCGGTGCCAGTGATGTGGCTGGCGCTCTACGTGCTCAGCATCGTCGGTGCCGCCGAGATCTTCGGGCTCAGCAACTCGGCACTGCTCGATGCAGCGTTCCGGGACCCCCTCACGCTGGTGTGGAATCGAGCAGGCACCCGACGGCAGGCGGGCCGGTTACTGGCCCGGGCGCGGCGCCGCCGGCACCAGGTGGCCGTCATCGTCTTCGACATCGACGACTTCAAGGGCGTCAACGACAGGGGCGGTCACGCGGTCGGCGACCGGGTGCTCACCGACGTCGCAAGACGGTGGCGTGAGCAGATCCCGTCATCGGGCGTGATCGGGCGGATCGGGGGCGACGAGTTCGTGGTGATCGTCGGCGATTGCGACGACGGTGCCGCGCGCGAGCTGGCCGACCGGATGTCGGGAAACCTGGCTGTCGACGTCACCTACGGCGCCGCCGCGGGCCGGGCCGACCGGCGGGCCGTCGAGACCCTGTTCGCGGCGGCCGACCGCGACCTCTACACCCGCAAGCGGGCGCGCCGGACCTGA